From the Candidatus Paceibacterota bacterium genome, one window contains:
- the secF gene encoding protein translocase subunit SecF, producing the protein MNIVKYSKFYFIFSGLLILTSVIFLFAWGFKLGVDFTGGSLLELKFIQKEPKISELRKEINSVLGTDFTLQESGEKGIILRAKNITEEEHQEIIDTLGGKDEVIEERFEMVGSVVGKELRRSTMIALILALFFITIYVASAFRKVSKPIPSWQYAIAALIALFHDILITCGAFALFGKFLGIEVNIPFVAALLTILGYSINDTIVIFDRLREHIVREDETFGNIVNISIKETFARSLFTSITTLLPLFAILFFGGETLFPFVLALIIGIFFGTYSSIFIAPPVLYSWIRLKEKRSS; encoded by the coding sequence ATGAACATAGTTAAATATTCCAAATTTTATTTTATATTTTCAGGATTACTTATTTTGACAAGCGTAATTTTTCTTTTTGCGTGGGGTTTTAAGCTCGGAGTTGATTTTACTGGTGGAAGTCTTTTAGAATTAAAGTTTATACAAAAGGAGCCTAAGATTTCTGAATTAAGAAAAGAAATTAATTCAGTTTTAGGAACAGATTTTACCCTTCAGGAATCTGGTGAGAAAGGAATAATTTTAAGGGCAAAAAATATAACAGAAGAGGAACATCAAGAAATAATAGATACTTTGGGTGGGAAGGATGAAGTCATTGAAGAAAGATTTGAAATGGTGGGTTCTGTTGTTGGGAAAGAGCTTAGACGTAGTACAATGATTGCTTTAATTTTGGCTTTATTTTTTATTACAATTTATGTTGCATCAGCATTTAGGAAAGTTTCAAAACCAATACCTTCTTGGCAATATGCTATTGCGGCGTTAATTGCTTTATTTCACGATATTTTAATTACATGTGGTGCTTTTGCTCTTTTCGGAAAATTTTTAGGGATTGAAGTTAATATTCCTTTTGTCGCGGCACTTCTTACAATTCTTGGTTATTCAATTAATGACACAATTGTAATTTTTGACAGGCTAAGAGAACACATTGTTAGAGAGGATGAAACATTCGGCAATATAGTAAATATATCCATTAAGGAAACTTTTGCTCGTTCGCTTTTTACCTCAATCACTACACTCTTACCTCTTTTTGCAATATTATTTTTTGGGGGAGAAACACTATTTCCATTCGTCCTTGCTTTAATTATTGGAATTTTCTTTGGTACTTATTCTTCAATATTTATTGCTCCACCAGTTTTGTATTCATGGATAAGATTAAAAGAAAAAAGAAGTTCTTGA
- the secD gene encoding protein translocase subunit SecD gives MLRDWILVILVLAITVVGGLFAIPGNIAKKINLPVPEQFEKPFKLGLDLQGGTHLLYEADLSGIKKADWEESANGLRDVIERRVNLFGVQEPVVQTEQTSKGYRLIVELAGIDDPAEAIKEIGKTPFLEFREEMSDAEKKKILNMLPPEQIEETIKQVEKQTGKKVKKEDVVDYLPLYTPTELTGKYLKSAKVDFSENTFEPYISLEFNAEGAKLFRDLTKKNKGKTLAIYIDNQMISSPTVQEEISGGKAQITGQFTIEEAKELARNLSAGALPVPIKLISQQTVGPSLGKVSIEKSVNAGVIGFLLVILFMILFYRLSGIFASFSLLFYGVLILSLFKLIPVTLTLAGIAGFVLSLGMAVDANVLVFERLKEELKEKESFDLAINNAFSRAWTAVRDGNITTLITCLILFLVSSGFVQGFALVLGIGVLVSMFSAMIITKLYIKTFSNTKLGKLEKLWTR, from the coding sequence ATGCTTAGAGATTGGATATTAGTTATTTTAGTTTTGGCAATAACCGTCGTTGGCGGTCTTTTTGCAATTCCTGGCAATATTGCAAAAAAAATAAACCTTCCAGTTCCAGAACAATTTGAAAAACCCTTTAAGCTTGGGCTTGATTTACAAGGAGGGACTCATCTTTTATATGAGGCAGACTTGAGTGGAATTAAAAAAGCAGATTGGGAAGAATCTGCAAATGGGCTTCGCGATGTAATTGAAAGAAGAGTTAATCTTTTTGGAGTTCAGGAGCCCGTGGTTCAAACCGAACAAACTTCAAAAGGATATCGTTTAATTGTTGAGCTTGCAGGAATTGATGATCCGGCAGAGGCTATTAAAGAAATAGGGAAGACACCATTTTTGGAATTTAGAGAAGAAATGTCAGATGCAGAAAAAAAGAAAATATTAAATATGTTGCCCCCAGAGCAAATTGAAGAGACAATAAAACAGGTTGAGAAACAAACAGGAAAGAAGGTAAAGAAAGAAGATGTTGTTGATTATCTACCTCTATATACACCAACAGAGCTTACAGGAAAGTATTTAAAATCAGCAAAAGTTGATTTTAGTGAAAATACTTTTGAACCGTATATTTCACTTGAATTTAATGCAGAGGGCGCAAAACTTTTCAGAGACCTTACAAAAAAGAACAAAGGTAAGACCCTTGCTATATATATTGATAACCAGATGATTTCCTCGCCTACCGTACAAGAAGAAATTTCTGGAGGCAAAGCTCAAATTACAGGACAATTTACGATTGAGGAAGCAAAAGAATTAGCAAGGAATTTGAGTGCAGGGGCTTTGCCAGTTCCTATAAAACTTATCTCGCAGCAGACAGTCGGCCCTTCTTTGGGAAAAGTTTCTATTGAGAAAAGTGTTAATGCTGGTGTAATTGGTTTCTTGCTTGTTATTTTGTTTATGATTTTATTTTATAGATTATCCGGTATTTTTGCATCGTTTTCCTTGCTTTTTTATGGAGTTCTTATACTTTCTTTATTTAAGTTAATTCCGGTCACCCTTACTTTGGCAGGTATTGCGGGCTTTGTTTTATCTTTGGGTATGGCGGTTGATGCCAATGTTTTAGTTTTTGAAAGACTAAAAGAAGAACTAAAAGAGAAAGAAAGTTTTGATCTTGCAATTAACAATGCTTTTTCACGTGCCTGGACCGCAGTTCGTGATGGTAATATCACAACTTTAATTACTTGCTTAATTTTATTTTTAGTTTCTTCTGGTTTTGTCCAGGGCTTTGCTTTAGTCCTTGGAATTGGCGTTCTTGTTAGTATGTTCTCGGCTATGATAATTACAAAGCTTTATATAAAAACGTTTAGCAATACAAAATTGGGTAAATTAGAAAAACTTTGGACAAGATAA